In a genomic window of Thiolapillus brandeum:
- a CDS encoding GspH/FimT family pseudopilin — protein MDFRKGITLIEVMVTVATIGILTSLAIPSLSHLRASNTMATSLNLFLSQLQLARSTAVTREHHITLCPASSPTACGDDTTSWAGGYLIFEDSNKNGEPDADEEIVSHTDQGLQGIRIRSSRYRSRISFLPQGRSWFSNATIHFCHPQYPDLNRKIIVSNNGRIRKENDSGTTCTP, from the coding sequence ATGGATTTTAGGAAGGGCATCACCCTGATCGAAGTTATGGTCACTGTCGCAACCATCGGCATTCTTACTTCCCTGGCAATACCCTCGTTGAGCCATCTGAGAGCCAGCAATACCATGGCCACCAGTCTCAACCTGTTTTTATCTCAACTCCAGCTGGCGCGTTCCACCGCCGTTACCCGGGAGCACCACATAACGCTTTGCCCCGCATCCAGTCCAACGGCATGCGGCGACGATACCACGAGCTGGGCAGGGGGCTATCTGATCTTTGAGGATTCAAACAAAAACGGTGAGCCGGATGCCGATGAAGAGATTGTCAGCCACACGGACCAAGGCCTACAGGGCATTCGAATCCGCTCATCCCGTTACCGTAGCCGAATCAGCTTCCTGCCTCAGGGACGCTCCTGGTTTTCCAATGCCACGATCCATTTCTGTCATCCACAATACCCTGATCTCAATAGAAAAATCATCGTTTCCAATAACGGCCGGATACGCAAGGAAAACGACTCAGGCACCACATGCACGCCTTAG
- a CDS encoding C1 family peptidase — protein MPKGNRKKNATQDVPDLRDWIYEPALIRLKKKLDYPRDLKILNQYSSGACTGFALAAAINLLYAKAEEDIRVSPRMIYEMAKRNDEWPGEDYDGSSLRGAIKGWRNMGVCREDYWPFRMSHKGELTVRRAKEARSHTVGAYYRLKPEISHYHAALNEAGVIVVSARVHSGWDDPSEGRIVKQDTVEGGHAFAVVGYDDKGFWVQNSWTEGWGLQGLAHWTYEDWIENVMDAWVFRLALSTPSIFGLRAIHSRLPEPEAQARSRPKPPRSEIAGHFVHVDDGVYMESGRYWSSPFDVQQTAELVADSSDYDHLLLYVHGGLNSPEDSARRVAAMRDVFKGNRIYPFHVMYDTGLGEELKDLVLGKARTATARVGGVSDWADRFVEGLLRKPGTLVWEEMKKDARRAFEPEGAASNALVLFLRQFKRQGKAMKLHLVGHSTGAIAIGHLLRTLSRRQLEFQTCSLMAPACTLDWYERAYVPALDAKGRLRIREMTIYNLRDRLEQDDTVTPLYHKSLLYLVSNAFEREREKPLLGMQKFSPGMTPVGDLPRIHYSNGATGNITRSTSHGGFDNDVYTMNHILRRVLGEAPARPFVADDLDY, from the coding sequence ATGCCCAAGGGAAACCGGAAAAAAAATGCCACACAGGATGTTCCGGATCTTCGGGACTGGATCTACGAGCCAGCCCTGATCCGGTTGAAAAAGAAGCTCGATTACCCGCGGGATTTGAAGATCCTCAACCAATACAGCTCGGGAGCCTGTACCGGCTTCGCCCTGGCGGCGGCCATCAATCTGCTGTATGCCAAGGCCGAAGAGGATATCCGGGTCAGCCCCCGCATGATCTATGAAATGGCCAAGCGCAATGATGAATGGCCGGGGGAGGACTATGATGGCAGCAGCCTGCGGGGCGCCATCAAGGGCTGGCGTAACATGGGGGTATGCCGGGAAGACTATTGGCCTTTCCGCATGAGCCACAAGGGAGAACTGACCGTGCGCAGGGCCAAGGAGGCCCGTAGTCATACGGTGGGTGCCTATTATCGCCTGAAACCGGAGATCAGCCACTACCATGCCGCTCTCAATGAGGCCGGGGTGATCGTGGTTTCCGCCAGGGTGCATAGCGGTTGGGATGATCCTTCTGAAGGGCGCATAGTAAAACAGGACACGGTCGAAGGAGGACATGCCTTTGCCGTGGTGGGTTATGATGACAAAGGCTTCTGGGTGCAGAATTCCTGGACCGAAGGATGGGGACTGCAGGGGCTGGCCCACTGGACCTACGAGGACTGGATAGAGAATGTGATGGATGCCTGGGTGTTCCGTCTGGCCTTGTCCACGCCATCCATCTTCGGCTTGCGTGCCATCCATTCACGTCTGCCCGAGCCTGAAGCCCAGGCCAGGTCCCGGCCCAAGCCGCCCCGATCCGAGATTGCGGGACACTTCGTGCATGTGGACGACGGGGTGTACATGGAATCAGGGCGCTACTGGAGCAGCCCGTTCGATGTGCAGCAGACGGCGGAACTGGTGGCAGACAGCAGTGACTATGATCACCTGTTGCTGTACGTTCATGGTGGACTCAACTCGCCCGAGGATTCGGCTCGCAGGGTGGCTGCCATGCGTGATGTCTTCAAGGGCAACCGCATCTACCCCTTTCATGTCATGTATGACACGGGGTTGGGGGAAGAGCTCAAGGATCTTGTGTTGGGCAAGGCCCGGACGGCGACTGCCCGGGTAGGCGGCGTTTCGGACTGGGCGGACCGGTTCGTGGAAGGTTTGTTACGCAAGCCCGGCACCCTGGTCTGGGAAGAAATGAAGAAAGACGCTCGTCGCGCCTTTGAGCCGGAAGGGGCTGCCAGCAATGCCCTGGTGCTGTTTTTGCGGCAGTTCAAACGCCAGGGAAAGGCCATGAAGCTACACCTTGTCGGACACAGTACCGGGGCCATTGCCATTGGTCATCTGCTGCGCACCCTGAGTCGCCGCCAACTGGAATTTCAGACCTGTTCCCTGATGGCGCCGGCCTGTACCCTTGACTGGTACGAGCGGGCTTACGTGCCAGCCCTGGATGCCAAGGGTCGGCTGCGTATCAGGGAAATGACCATCTACAACCTGAGAGATCGATTGGAGCAGGATGATACGGTCACTCCCCTGTACCACAAGTCTTTGCTCTATCTGGTGTCCAATGCCTTTGAAAGGGAACGGGAGAAGCCGCTGTTGGGTATGCAGAAGTTTTCACCGGGTATGACTCCGGTGGGGGATCTGCCCCGGATTCACTATTCCAACGGGGCTACGGGAAATATCACTCGCAGTACCAGTCACGGTGGATTCGACAACGATGTGTACACCATGAATCACATTCTCAGGCGGGTTCTGGGAGAGGCGCCTGCACGGCCTTTCGTGGCGGATGATCTGGACTACTGA
- a CDS encoding class I SAM-dependent methyltransferase, whose product MAERLDAQQWGDWWTKHNLTSFHGHFQNNYDGPLRQFWESRFATLPEGAAILDLATGNGALALLAEEYSQEHQKHFRVTGIDYAGIQPHALQGRHPLLGRIRFLGETTMEATGLEDASQDMIMSQFGFEYGNMPATTREIRRLLKPGGCFHAMIHHQNSAVLAQAREALAQIKRCEKSAVAETASALVALQARLAKEGKLSENDQQAARQLHQSLGESLEKLNRYTRQLKDPSHVRMFTQSIMVLFDRRNAGRITPSQRLQAIQRLMAENENYRQRMKDLRSAAYGEGDFLALKKSLQQQGFSSPSIASQEYAGRHFCHAVSTCLGQ is encoded by the coding sequence ATGGCTGAGCGCCTGGATGCCCAGCAATGGGGTGACTGGTGGACCAAGCACAATCTCACCAGCTTTCACGGTCATTTTCAGAACAACTATGACGGCCCCCTGCGGCAGTTTTGGGAAAGCCGTTTTGCCACCCTTCCGGAAGGCGCAGCCATCCTCGACCTGGCCACGGGCAATGGCGCTCTGGCTCTGCTGGCGGAAGAATATTCCCAGGAGCACCAGAAACACTTTCGCGTGACGGGCATCGACTATGCCGGCATTCAACCCCATGCACTGCAGGGGCGGCATCCCCTCCTGGGCAGGATAAGGTTTCTTGGCGAAACGACCATGGAAGCCACGGGCCTGGAAGACGCGAGCCAGGACATGATCATGAGCCAGTTTGGATTCGAATACGGCAACATGCCTGCTACTACCCGGGAGATCCGGCGCCTGCTCAAGCCCGGAGGTTGCTTCCATGCCATGATCCACCATCAGAACTCTGCCGTACTGGCCCAGGCCCGGGAAGCCCTGGCGCAGATCAAACGCTGCGAGAAATCCGCGGTCGCGGAAACCGCGTCAGCCCTGGTGGCGCTGCAGGCCAGATTGGCCAAAGAAGGGAAACTGTCTGAAAATGATCAGCAGGCTGCCCGCCAGCTCCATCAAAGCCTGGGAGAAAGCCTGGAAAAGCTCAACCGCTATACCCGGCAATTGAAAGATCCTTCCCATGTACGCATGTTCACCCAGAGCATCATGGTGTTGTTCGACCGGCGCAATGCGGGCCGCATCACCCCATCACAACGCTTGCAGGCCATTCAGCGCCTGATGGCGGAGAACGAGAACTACCGGCAGCGCATGAAGGATCTGCGTTCTGCGGCCTATGGGGAGGGTGATTTCCTTGCCCTGAAGAAATCCCTGCAGCAGCAGGGCTTCTCGTCTCCATCCATAGCGTCTCAGGAATACGCGGGACGGCATTTCTGCCATGCAGTCAGTACCTGTTTGGGTCAGTAG
- a CDS encoding XTP/dITP diphosphatase codes for MPQRIVLASNNQGKVREVGQILKGQNMEVLPQSAFAIPEIEETGLSFVENAILKARNAAAHSGLPAIADDSGLEVDALQGAPGIYSARYAGPGASDADNNAKMLQALEDVPDRERSARFQCLLVFMRHAEDPVPVICQGTWNGRILRAPQGENGFGYDPLFFVPEKNCSAAELPAREKNAMSHRGKALQCLLEKLANG; via the coding sequence ATGCCACAACGAATCGTCCTTGCAAGCAATAACCAGGGAAAGGTCCGGGAAGTCGGACAAATCCTCAAGGGACAGAATATGGAAGTCCTGCCCCAGTCAGCCTTTGCTATTCCGGAAATCGAGGAAACCGGCCTCAGTTTCGTGGAGAACGCCATCCTCAAGGCCAGGAATGCCGCGGCCCATTCAGGGCTTCCGGCCATCGCCGACGATTCCGGTCTGGAAGTGGACGCCCTCCAGGGCGCACCAGGCATCTATTCCGCCCGTTATGCCGGTCCCGGCGCCAGTGATGCCGACAACAATGCCAAAATGCTCCAGGCCCTCGAGGATGTTCCCGACCGGGAACGCAGCGCGCGTTTCCAGTGCCTGCTGGTGTTCATGCGTCATGCCGAAGATCCGGTGCCCGTCATCTGCCAGGGAACCTGGAATGGTCGAATCCTGCGCGCCCCTCAGGGGGAAAACGGCTTTGGTTATGACCCCCTGTTTTTCGTCCCCGAGAAAAACTGTAGTGCTGCAGAACTGCCTGCCCGGGAAAAGAATGCCATGAGCCACCGGGGCAAGGCCCTGCAATGCCTGCTGGAGAAACTTGCCAATGGCTGA
- a CDS encoding GMC family oxidoreductase, producing MAEPPAWLQAPACGQTVFPAVSHDYDVCVVGSGAGGSPVALTLARAGYSVLVLERGPWWHTDDFYKDELACCLRDVYKPDRRDEPHIIELEDDDGGWLSQSTVNSRWNFWNGNCVGGASNFMSGFFHRLKPVDFHLLSEFGPIEGANMADWPISYEDLEPYYTRVETEVGVSGRVVSHPHAEPRSTPDFPYPPLQEHPVASLLDKAGRKLGYHPFPTSRAILSRPADGRNSCAYNGGYCGSTGCSTAAKGSARVALLDKAVKTGRCEVRPHALVKRIISDARGKITGVEYFDQAGKLKQVDARIYVVACQAIETAKLLLRSTGPKFPRGLANGSGLVGKNLLFAGGGAGSGRLLYSKFGREEARKLAQTGFFINRALQDFYVIDDPSFGPRQKGGTIDFVHVHPSPVLRAQRQLESNGRLNWGKPLKRILEEQFRDGVPLKIEAFCDWLPVDDCFVTLDGALKDKWGMPVARVRTGYHVRNLQVGWYLAAKGAQMLKAIGAEEVISFASGAPPTNLLAGTCRFGHDPDTSVLDPHCRANELDNLYVTDGSFMPTGGSVPYTWTIYANAFRVADHLVERLGGSRRENI from the coding sequence ATGGCTGAACCACCAGCCTGGCTACAAGCGCCCGCCTGCGGACAAACGGTATTTCCTGCTGTGAGTCATGATTACGACGTATGCGTGGTCGGCAGTGGCGCGGGCGGCTCTCCCGTCGCCCTGACCCTGGCCCGGGCGGGCTATTCCGTGCTGGTGCTGGAACGCGGCCCCTGGTGGCACACGGATGACTTCTACAAGGATGAGCTGGCCTGTTGCCTGCGGGATGTCTACAAGCCGGATCGCCGGGATGAACCCCATATCATCGAGCTGGAAGATGATGATGGCGGCTGGCTCTCACAGAGTACGGTGAACAGCCGCTGGAACTTTTGGAACGGCAACTGCGTGGGCGGTGCGAGCAACTTCATGAGCGGTTTTTTTCACCGTCTCAAGCCGGTGGATTTTCACCTGCTGTCGGAATTCGGTCCCATAGAAGGAGCCAATATGGCGGACTGGCCCATTTCCTACGAGGATCTGGAGCCTTACTACACCAGGGTGGAAACGGAGGTCGGTGTCTCGGGGCGGGTGGTTTCACATCCTCATGCCGAGCCTCGCAGTACGCCGGATTTTCCCTATCCGCCCCTGCAGGAACATCCCGTGGCGTCCCTGTTGGACAAGGCCGGCAGGAAACTGGGCTATCATCCTTTTCCCACCTCCCGTGCGATTCTCTCGCGTCCCGCCGATGGCCGGAATAGTTGTGCTTACAATGGCGGTTATTGCGGCAGTACCGGCTGTTCCACGGCTGCCAAGGGCAGCGCCCGGGTGGCTTTGCTGGACAAGGCGGTAAAAACCGGCCGTTGCGAGGTGCGTCCCCATGCATTGGTGAAGCGCATCATCAGTGATGCGAGGGGAAAGATCACCGGTGTGGAGTATTTCGACCAGGCGGGAAAACTCAAACAGGTGGATGCCCGTATCTATGTGGTTGCCTGCCAGGCCATCGAGACCGCCAAACTGCTGTTGCGTTCCACCGGGCCGAAGTTTCCCCGGGGTCTGGCCAACGGCAGTGGACTGGTGGGAAAGAACCTGTTGTTTGCGGGAGGGGGAGCGGGCTCAGGGCGACTGCTGTACAGCAAGTTTGGCAGGGAAGAGGCGAGGAAACTGGCGCAAACCGGATTTTTCATCAACCGCGCCCTGCAGGACTTTTATGTGATCGATGACCCATCATTTGGCCCCCGGCAGAAAGGCGGCACCATCGATTTCGTACATGTGCATCCCAGTCCGGTGCTGCGCGCCCAGCGCCAGCTGGAGAGCAATGGCCGCCTCAACTGGGGAAAACCGCTGAAACGCATTCTGGAAGAACAGTTCCGTGATGGCGTGCCCCTCAAGATAGAGGCCTTCTGCGATTGGCTGCCGGTGGATGACTGTTTCGTGACCCTGGATGGCGCACTCAAGGACAAATGGGGCATGCCTGTGGCACGGGTGCGCACGGGCTATCATGTGCGCAATCTCCAGGTGGGCTGGTATCTGGCGGCGAAAGGCGCACAGATGCTCAAGGCCATTGGGGCGGAAGAGGTAATATCCTTTGCATCCGGTGCTCCTCCCACAAATCTTCTGGCCGGCACCTGCCGTTTCGGGCATGATCCTGATACTTCGGTGCTGGATCCCCATTGCCGGGCCAACGAACTGGACAATCTGTATGTCACTGATGGCAGTTTCATGCCTACTGGTGGCTCTGTTCCCTATACGTGGACAATTTATGCCAACGCTTTCCGGGTTGCCGACCATCTGGTTGAACGCCTGGGAGGCAGCAGGAGAGAAAATATATGA
- a CDS encoding thioredoxin family protein has translation MSRVSLVRILAGLPAILLVTAAMAGSRVSWRDWSDEVFHQAKKENRLVLVDLSAEWCAYCRKMDATTWQDPKVLAAIVRNYIPVKVVDEQDPELAARYRDYGRPAVLILDADGKEIMRKRGYMKPQWMEWMLQAVVQEQGSDEL, from the coding sequence ATGTCGAGAGTGTCTTTGGTACGAATCCTGGCGGGTTTGCCGGCGATCCTGCTGGTAACTGCCGCCATGGCGGGTAGCCGTGTTTCCTGGCGGGACTGGTCAGATGAGGTTTTCCATCAGGCCAAAAAGGAAAATCGCCTGGTGCTGGTGGATTTGAGTGCTGAATGGTGCGCCTACTGCAGAAAGATGGATGCCACCACCTGGCAGGATCCCAAAGTGCTGGCGGCCATTGTCAGGAATTACATTCCCGTGAAAGTCGTGGATGAACAAGACCCTGAACTGGCGGCCAGGTACCGGGATTATGGCCGTCCCGCCGTGCTGATTCTGGACGCTGACGGCAAGGAGATCATGCGTAAGCGGGGTTACATGAAACCCCAGTGGATGGAATGGATGCTGCAGGCGGTGGTGCAGGAGCAGGGGAGTGACGAATTGTGA
- a CDS encoding DoxX family protein gives MSLLQKLIQPYSATARVLDTLSPIFDLGIRLWVAWAFIKSGMVKIQSWDSTLMLFEYEYNVPLLSPHVAAWMGTAAELSLPVLVALGIASRFSALALFLFNGVAVYAYSSFLLSGEGAAGLQQHILWGTMLLMVVFHGPGKLSVDHWLCKKC, from the coding sequence ATGAGTCTGTTGCAAAAACTCATACAACCCTATAGCGCCACCGCACGAGTGCTGGATACCCTTTCACCAATATTCGATCTGGGCATACGCCTGTGGGTCGCCTGGGCATTCATCAAGTCGGGAATGGTAAAGATACAAAGCTGGGACAGCACCCTGATGCTGTTTGAGTATGAATACAATGTTCCCCTGCTCAGTCCTCATGTGGCTGCCTGGATGGGAACCGCCGCAGAACTCAGCCTGCCGGTTCTGGTAGCCCTGGGTATCGCCAGCCGTTTCTCGGCGCTGGCCCTGTTCCTGTTCAATGGTGTTGCCGTGTATGCCTACAGCAGTTTCCTGTTGAGTGGGGAAGGCGCTGCGGGTCTGCAGCAACACATTCTCTGGGGCACCATGTTGCTCATGGTGGTGTTCCACGGCCCGGGCAAGTTGTCAGTGGATCATTGGTTGTGCAAGAAATGCTGA
- a CDS encoding BufA1 family periplasmic bufferin-type metallophore, which translates to MKKSIVLSAVTVAMLSLGISGAAMAGKPGFEKCTGIVKAGKNDCGTSGHACAGQSSKDNGPDEWIYVPEGTCEKIVGGKVKK; encoded by the coding sequence ATGAAAAAATCCATTGTTTTGAGCGCTGTAACCGTTGCCATGCTGTCCCTGGGCATCAGTGGCGCTGCCATGGCGGGCAAGCCCGGCTTCGAAAAGTGTACCGGGATCGTCAAGGCCGGCAAAAACGATTGTGGCACATCAGGTCATGCCTGCGCCGGACAATCCAGCAAGGACAACGGCCCTGACGAATGGATCTACGTCCCTGAAGGCACCTGCGAAAAAATCGTTGGCGGCAAGGTAAAGAAATAA
- the rph gene encoding ribonuclease PH, protein MRPSGRANDEMRPVSFIPNFTKHAEGSVLVSFGDTRVICTASVEERTPRWLDKDQGGWVTAEYGMLPRSTNSRMGREAARGKQGGRTMEIQRLIGRSLRAALDLKKLGEHTITLDCDVIQADGGTRTASISGGFVAMAMALDGLIKKGRIPDNPILHHVASVSVGIFNGTPVLDLDYAEDSNAETDMNVVMNDSGGFIEVQGTAEGAVFDREEMDQMLELATKGIQEIIAEQRTVLATSPTD, encoded by the coding sequence ATGAGACCCAGTGGCCGCGCCAACGACGAAATGCGTCCTGTAAGCTTTATTCCCAACTTTACCAAGCACGCGGAAGGTTCCGTGCTGGTCAGTTTTGGCGACACCCGGGTAATCTGCACGGCTAGCGTGGAAGAACGCACCCCCCGCTGGCTGGACAAGGATCAGGGAGGCTGGGTGACGGCGGAGTACGGTATGCTGCCCCGTTCCACCAACAGCCGCATGGGACGGGAAGCCGCCCGCGGCAAGCAAGGCGGGCGCACCATGGAGATTCAGAGGCTCATCGGCCGTTCCCTGCGCGCCGCCCTGGATCTGAAAAAGCTCGGGGAACACACCATCACCCTGGATTGTGACGTCATACAGGCTGACGGCGGCACCCGGACCGCTTCCATATCCGGTGGCTTTGTCGCCATGGCGATGGCCCTGGATGGTTTGATCAAGAAAGGACGCATCCCGGACAATCCCATTCTCCATCACGTTGCCTCTGTTTCCGTAGGGATTTTCAATGGAACACCGGTGCTGGATCTGGATTACGCTGAAGACTCCAATGCCGAGACCGACATGAACGTGGTGATGAACGATTCCGGGGGGTTTATCGAGGTGCAGGGAACCGCCGAAGGTGCCGTTTTCGACCGGGAGGAAATGGATCAGATGCTGGAGCTTGCCACCAAGGGCATCCAGGAAATCATCGCTGAACAGCGGACGGTACTGGCCACTTCACCGACCGACTGA
- a CDS encoding DUF3379 family protein: protein MKCEDFRKILLQDPSCADAAFLEHMDRCASCRKEWKQTQSFEDMLRNVILQPREPSPSIQLQASRRRLWLSTWARAASVLLLLIGGVGGYNLVQNMFPQDNLAKLVVRHVQSEPELLQQTEQLDELSVATVFAAMGFESGTGVKGITAASPCWMRKGRGVHLVVKGQKGAVTLLLMPGEYVNRRQPLKTGYWSGVLVPEQWGSLAVLASAGEDAGAFVDLVEKNIHWEGRPSSRRF, encoded by the coding sequence ATGAAATGTGAAGACTTCCGGAAAATCCTGTTACAGGATCCTTCCTGCGCTGATGCTGCATTCCTGGAGCACATGGATCGATGTGCCTCATGCCGGAAGGAATGGAAACAGACCCAATCATTTGAGGATATGCTGCGCAACGTGATCCTGCAGCCCCGGGAGCCCAGCCCTTCGATTCAGTTGCAGGCGTCCAGACGCCGCTTGTGGCTGAGTACCTGGGCAAGGGCAGCCTCTGTGCTGTTGCTGCTGATCGGGGGTGTCGGGGGATACAATCTGGTGCAGAACATGTTCCCCCAGGACAATCTGGCCAAACTGGTGGTACGCCATGTTCAATCTGAACCGGAACTGCTGCAACAGACAGAACAACTCGATGAACTGTCTGTGGCAACGGTTTTTGCAGCCATGGGCTTTGAGTCCGGTACCGGGGTGAAGGGCATCACGGCAGCGTCGCCCTGCTGGATGCGCAAAGGCCGGGGCGTGCACCTGGTGGTGAAAGGACAGAAAGGGGCGGTAACTCTGCTATTGATGCCGGGTGAATATGTAAACAGGCGCCAGCCCCTGAAAACCGGATATTGGTCCGGGGTGCTGGTTCCCGAACAGTGGGGAAGCCTGGCGGTTCTGGCCTCCGCTGGCGAGGATGCCGGTGCTTTTGTCGATCTGGTGGAGAAAAATATTCACTGGGAAGGCAGGCCGTCTTCCCGGCGTTTCTGA
- a CDS encoding DsbA family protein: protein MNTHKLIAAMGLVSVMGLSNVSLAADEGLSAAQKAEVKALIGSYLKENPEVVIEAIQAWRSKQEAAESAMISESIKELMAEAKNTASPVWGNPKGDVTVVEFFDYNCPYCKSVFPSMHKLVKEDGNIKVVMKEFPVLGENSVYAAKAALAAQKQGKYEQFHSRMMSKDSRLSRDGVIAAAKQVGLDVDRLKKDMESSEVQEELDRSSIWAQRLGIGGTPAFVIGEELIPGAIDGGQMKRYVEKARAAK, encoded by the coding sequence ATGAACACACACAAGCTAATCGCGGCCATGGGCCTGGTATCCGTCATGGGGCTTTCCAATGTCAGCCTGGCGGCCGATGAGGGACTTTCCGCAGCGCAGAAAGCGGAAGTCAAAGCCCTGATCGGCAGCTACCTCAAGGAGAATCCGGAGGTTGTCATCGAAGCCATACAGGCCTGGCGCAGCAAACAGGAAGCCGCAGAGTCTGCCATGATCAGCGAGAGCATCAAGGAACTCATGGCAGAAGCCAAAAATACCGCTTCACCCGTTTGGGGAAATCCAAAAGGAGATGTCACCGTGGTGGAGTTTTTCGATTACAACTGCCCATATTGCAAATCGGTGTTTCCCAGTATGCACAAGCTGGTCAAGGAAGATGGCAACATCAAGGTGGTGATGAAGGAATTTCCGGTCCTGGGAGAAAACTCAGTGTACGCTGCCAAGGCCGCTCTGGCTGCTCAGAAACAGGGCAAGTATGAGCAGTTTCATTCGCGGATGATGAGCAAGGACAGTCGCCTTTCCAGGGATGGTGTGATAGCCGCCGCAAAGCAGGTAGGCTTGGATGTGGACAGGTTGAAAAAGGACATGGAATCTTCTGAAGTTCAGGAAGAACTGGATCGCAGCAGCATCTGGGCGCAGCGCCTGGGGATTGGAGGCACTCCGGCGTTTGTTATTGGTGAGGAGTTGATCCCGGGGGCTATTGATGGCGGGCAGATGAAGCGCTATGTGGAAAAGGCCAGAGCAGCAAAATAG
- the ispH gene encoding 4-hydroxy-3-methylbut-2-enyl diphosphate reductase, protein MKILLANPRGFCAGVDRAIEIVEHALDAFGAPIYVRHEVVHNRFVVENLKQRGALFVDELEEVPDGSTVIFSAHGVSQMVKQEAEQRDLQVFDATCPLVTKVHLQVARHCRNGFEVILIGHKGHPEVEGTMGQYFCPEGKGIHLVETAADVSRLQVRNPQKLAFVTQTTLSMDDTEQIIQALRKSFPAIQGPKKDDICYATQSRQDAVKRLATECDLVLVVGSPNSSNSNRLKEIAEKLGKPAYLVDGPGDLRREWLVGNHVIGLSAGASAPEVLVKQVLDQLQEWGAGNAEEDNGIREEVTFPLPKTLQP, encoded by the coding sequence ATGAAGATTCTTCTCGCCAACCCACGGGGCTTCTGCGCGGGCGTGGATCGCGCCATCGAAATCGTGGAACATGCCCTGGATGCCTTTGGCGCTCCCATCTATGTGCGCCATGAAGTCGTGCACAACCGCTTCGTAGTGGAAAACCTGAAGCAGCGGGGCGCATTGTTCGTGGATGAACTGGAGGAAGTTCCCGATGGCAGCACCGTCATCTTCAGTGCCCATGGGGTCTCCCAGATGGTCAAGCAGGAGGCAGAACAACGTGATCTCCAGGTATTTGATGCCACCTGTCCCCTGGTAACCAAGGTGCACCTGCAAGTGGCCAGGCACTGCCGCAATGGTTTTGAGGTGATACTGATCGGACACAAGGGACACCCGGAAGTGGAAGGCACCATGGGCCAGTACTTCTGCCCTGAAGGTAAAGGCATTCACCTGGTGGAAACCGCCGCAGATGTATCACGTTTGCAGGTACGGAACCCGCAAAAACTGGCATTCGTCACTCAGACCACCCTCTCCATGGATGATACTGAACAAATTATCCAGGCGTTGCGCAAAAGCTTTCCCGCGATCCAGGGACCGAAAAAGGACGACATATGCTATGCCACCCAAAGCCGCCAGGATGCCGTGAAACGCCTGGCGACGGAATGCGACCTGGTGCTGGTGGTGGGCTCACCCAACAGCTCCAACTCAAACCGCCTGAAGGAGATTGCTGAGAAGCTGGGCAAACCGGCCTATCTTGTGGATGGCCCTGGAGACCTGCGCCGGGAATGGCTGGTAGGGAATCATGTCATTGGCCTTTCTGCCGGAGCATCAGCGCCGGAAGTCCTGGTAAAACAGGTGCTTGACCAACTCCAGGAATGGGGCGCAGGGAACGCCGAGGAAGACAATGGCATCCGCGAGGAAGTGACCTTTCCCCTGCCAAAAACTCTCCAGCCATGA
- a CDS encoding gluconate 2-dehydrogenase subunit 3 family protein has protein sequence MKRRRFLRWSMGGVLMGSAGLAGARAWVPDFSAIRLESTGLDADQWALIAAVQEHLLPSEAAAPGARDVNATSWLQWVLSDPAVESSQCRFFRQGAAALAELSRKEYGKAFVSLGAREKEALLRKYEARADGHGWLQELLNYIMEAMLTDPVYGGNPGQVGWKWLNHQPGYKRPPADKRYFLL, from the coding sequence GTGAAACGCCGCCGTTTCCTGCGCTGGAGCATGGGCGGTGTGTTGATGGGCAGTGCCGGCCTGGCGGGCGCCAGGGCCTGGGTGCCGGATTTCTCTGCCATTCGCCTGGAATCCACGGGACTGGATGCTGATCAGTGGGCACTGATTGCTGCGGTACAGGAACATTTGCTCCCCAGTGAGGCCGCTGCCCCGGGGGCCAGGGATGTGAATGCCACCTCATGGCTGCAGTGGGTGCTCTCGGATCCTGCTGTGGAATCTTCGCAGTGCCGGTTTTTCCGCCAGGGCGCCGCAGCACTGGCGGAACTGAGCCGCAAGGAATATGGCAAGGCTTTCGTTTCTCTGGGTGCCAGGGAAAAGGAAGCCTTGCTACGCAAGTATGAGGCCAGGGCCGACGGCCATGGCTGGTTGCAGGAACTGTTGAACTACATCATGGAGGCCATGCTCACCGACCCTGTTTACGGCGGCAATCCCGGTCAGGTGGGTTGGAAATGGCTGAACCACCAGCCTGGCTACAAGCGCCCGCCTGCGGACAAACGGTATTTCCTGCTGTGA